In the Flavisolibacter tropicus genome, one interval contains:
- a CDS encoding SDR family oxidoreductase: MSKVIIVTGASTGLGESIANHLANKGHIVYGTSRNIEGQAKKFHTLNMDVTNTDSIENAVQRIIHEQGRIDVWVNNAGLGIASPIETLSITDASRVFDTNVIGVVRCCQAVLPHLRARRSGLIINISSIGSEMGLPYRGLYSASKAAVDRITEALRTELAPFGVQACIVQPGGVKTDINKNRIKVDLPADNVYKESFDITYQLIDDSVSAGLEPGVFATLIEQLLTAKEVKRCYRIGKPMEKLSVLLKRLLPASTFENMIKKHYKLK; this comes from the coding sequence ATGTCAAAAGTTATCATTGTTACGGGTGCATCTACGGGTTTGGGCGAAAGCATTGCCAACCACTTAGCCAATAAAGGCCATATTGTGTATGGTACCTCCAGAAATATTGAAGGACAAGCCAAGAAATTCCATACCCTAAATATGGATGTTACCAACACCGACAGTATCGAGAATGCTGTACAACGCATTATACATGAACAGGGGCGTATAGACGTGTGGGTGAATAATGCCGGTTTGGGCATTGCCAGTCCTATCGAAACGCTGTCGATCACAGACGCTAGTCGTGTGTTCGATACCAATGTAATTGGTGTTGTACGTTGCTGCCAGGCAGTTTTGCCACATTTGCGGGCACGACGTTCCGGCTTGATCATTAATATTAGTTCCATTGGTTCAGAAATGGGACTACCTTATCGGGGGTTATATAGCGCCAGCAAGGCTGCGGTAGATCGCATTACGGAAGCTTTACGTACGGAGCTGGCGCCCTTTGGTGTGCAAGCCTGTATCGTGCAGCCGGGTGGCGTAAAAACGGATATTAATAAGAATCGAATCAAAGTTGATCTGCCTGCAGACAATGTCTATAAGGAAAGCTTTGATATTACGTACCAGTTGATTGATGACAGCGTATCTGCCGGCCTTGAACCAGGGGTGTTTGCTACACTTATAGAACAATTGCTAACGGCTAAAGAAGTAAAAAGATGTTACCGCATTGGTAAGCCAATGGAAAAGCTATCGGTACTGCTTAAGCGCTTACTGCCTGCTTCTACGTTTGAGAACATGATCAAAAAGCATTACAAGTTGAAATAG
- a CDS encoding FUSC family protein → MFRQLLEFKPSNRKWDFPILAGLCVGIPILAGYFTGLSNEGKLASLAGLVILYAQTSSIAATMITLMACSFGIMVSFLVGSLFSFNPYVAALALGVFAFMIHWALYYLGLARPPGNFFFIMIASVAICMPFNLQALPGRIGWIGIGTIISCMLGLAYSVLFIKKMHAAQPVTANTKNKYMNLIESITFGLFVGSALLVAHLLELENPYWVPTSCAAVMQGVSTRHIWQRSVQRIAGTFIGLCATWVILLLQPSLLVICFSIIFLQVIVEWLVVRNYGIAVIFISILTIFLAESGNNLISHPTGLIIARFYDILIGSVIGAIGGWVLYNEQLYYAARRQVRKARVILSRRR, encoded by the coding sequence ATGTTTAGGCAACTACTGGAGTTTAAACCATCAAATCGGAAATGGGATTTTCCCATATTAGCCGGCCTTTGTGTAGGGATTCCCATACTGGCAGGCTATTTTACAGGGTTAAGCAATGAAGGAAAGCTGGCTTCATTAGCTGGCCTGGTTATACTCTATGCACAAACCAGCAGTATCGCTGCTACTATGATCACACTAATGGCTTGTTCGTTTGGGATCATGGTTTCCTTCCTGGTTGGTTCGCTCTTTAGTTTTAATCCTTATGTGGCGGCATTGGCATTAGGCGTGTTTGCTTTTATGATACATTGGGCCTTGTATTATTTAGGACTGGCACGTCCACCTGGCAATTTTTTCTTTATTATGATAGCCTCCGTGGCTATTTGTATGCCATTCAATCTGCAAGCACTTCCTGGTAGGATAGGATGGATAGGTATCGGTACTATAATATCCTGCATGTTGGGTTTGGCATATAGTGTATTATTTATAAAAAAGATGCATGCAGCTCAGCCAGTTACAGCCAATACAAAAAACAAATACATGAACCTGATCGAGTCCATCACCTTCGGGCTATTTGTGGGGAGTGCTTTGCTGGTAGCTCATCTGCTTGAGCTTGAAAATCCATATTGGGTTCCTACCTCCTGCGCTGCTGTAATGCAGGGCGTCAGTACCCGGCATATCTGGCAACGAAGTGTTCAGCGTATTGCAGGTACTTTTATTGGCTTATGTGCCACCTGGGTAATTTTATTACTGCAGCCATCACTCTTAGTTATTTGTTTTAGCATCATCTTCCTCCAAGTGATAGTAGAATGGTTAGTGGTGCGTAATTATGGAATTGCCGTTATTTTCATTTCCATACTAACCATCTTTTTAGCAGAGTCGGGCAATAATTTAATCTCACATCCCACAGGGCTTATAATAGCCCGCTTTTACGATATCCTTATTGGTAGTGTAATTGGTGCCATTGGCGGCTGGGTACTGTATAACGAGCAGCTCTATTATGCTGCCAGGAGGCAGGTTCGAAAAGCAAGGGTAATACTGTCCCGGCGCCGTTAG
- a CDS encoding CYTH domain-containing protein, producing the protein MGVEIERKYLVNKVRWEQSGKGRRRFYRQGYILSDPIKTVRVRLSDTEAFLTIKGQTIGAIRLEYEYSIPKEEAKELLDNFCSSIIAKYRYEVQYGDKLWEVDEFLEDNEGLMVAEIELVNEQETFPLPDWVEREVTDEPKYYNANLAVHPYKSWKD; encoded by the coding sequence ATGGGCGTAGAAATTGAAAGAAAATACCTCGTCAATAAAGTGCGATGGGAGCAATCGGGCAAGGGTAGACGGCGATTTTACCGACAAGGCTATATTCTGTCGGATCCGATTAAGACGGTGCGGGTGCGACTTTCCGATACAGAAGCTTTTCTAACAATTAAAGGTCAAACAATAGGTGCCATACGCCTGGAGTATGAATATTCAATTCCAAAGGAAGAAGCAAAAGAGCTGTTGGACAATTTCTGTAGCTCTATCATTGCCAAATACCGGTATGAAGTGCAATATGGAGATAAACTATGGGAAGTAGATGAATTCCTGGAAGATAACGAAGGATTGATGGTAGCTGAAATTGAATTAGTTAATGAACAGGAAACCTTTCCCTTGCCAGATTGGGTAGAACGGGAAGTGACAGATGAACCGAAATACTATAATGCCAACCTTGCTGTGCATCCTTACAAAAGCTGGAAAGATTGA
- a CDS encoding helix-turn-helix domain-containing protein, translating into MAPQNQQAFFNFIKTQLPPHLSLVDEIADLLNISMDSAYRRIRGEKAIDFEEIQKLASHYKLSLDQFLHLSSNAILFSDRSLNANSAFQFDQYLKALIQDLTYMNSFEQKMLYYLNKDVPIFHHFAFPELAAFKCFFWRKSIVHDPTFATKRFLLEEHVDIFKEASTKISDLYATMPSLEVWNMESINSTIRQIEYYRDTQTFAKQKDIKVVYEGLLKAVERIEGFAETGKKHTTTACGLPSGDYQIYINEFILGDNTIMVHLDGAKVVYINHAVHNYMLTKDERFCDFTNDHFQNIIKRSTPISIVNEKERKKFFFRTKEKVLSRLAGL; encoded by the coding sequence ATGGCACCCCAAAATCAACAGGCTTTTTTCAACTTCATCAAAACGCAATTGCCTCCTCATCTTTCCTTAGTAGATGAAATAGCCGATTTACTAAATATCAGCATGGACAGTGCCTACCGAAGGATCAGAGGGGAAAAGGCCATCGACTTTGAAGAGATCCAAAAATTGGCATCTCATTATAAGCTTTCCTTGGACCAGTTTTTACATCTGTCTTCAAACGCTATTTTATTTTCAGACCGATCGCTAAACGCCAACAGCGCCTTCCAGTTTGACCAGTATTTAAAGGCTTTGATCCAGGACCTGACTTACATGAACTCGTTTGAGCAGAAGATGTTGTACTATCTCAACAAAGACGTACCCATCTTCCACCACTTTGCTTTTCCTGAGTTGGCTGCCTTTAAATGCTTCTTTTGGCGTAAGAGTATTGTTCATGATCCAACTTTTGCAACAAAGAGATTTCTGTTAGAAGAACACGTGGACATTTTCAAAGAAGCCAGCACAAAGATCAGCGACCTGTATGCCACCATGCCATCTTTAGAGGTATGGAATATGGAAAGTATCAATAGTACCATTCGACAGATTGAATATTACAGAGACACCCAAACCTTTGCCAAACAAAAGGATATAAAAGTTGTTTATGAAGGATTACTCAAAGCTGTTGAGCGCATAGAAGGTTTTGCAGAAACAGGCAAAAAACATACAACAACTGCCTGTGGCCTTCCCTCTGGCGATTACCAGATCTATATCAACGAATTTATCTTAGGCGACAATACGATTATGGTGCATCTGGATGGTGCTAAAGTGGTATACATCAACCACGCCGTGCACAACTATATGCTTACTAAGGATGAACGCTTTTGCGATTTCACCAACGATCATTTTCAAAACATCATCAAACGCTCTACCCCTATCAGCATCGTTAATGAGAAGGAACGCAAGAAGTTCTTTTTCCGCACAAAAGAGAAAGTGCTAAGCAGGCTTGCAGGCCTATGA
- a CDS encoding dihydrofolate reductase family protein gives MGRLSSFTFLSLDGYYKGTNDDISWHKHGAEESEYSAESLKANNILLFGRATYEMMAGFWPTPEAAKAFPEVAAGMNKAEKIVFSRMLKNVDWQNSRIVNDNLLVAIQVLKQQEKDMTILGSGSIVAQLAEAGLIDTYQVMIDPVAIGKGTPLFQNMACHLDLKLTETRTFNSGVVLLNYEST, from the coding sequence ATGGGTAGACTTTCCTCTTTTACATTTCTATCATTAGATGGGTATTATAAAGGAACCAATGACGATATCAGTTGGCATAAGCACGGGGCCGAAGAAAGTGAATATTCAGCAGAAAGTTTAAAGGCTAATAATATCCTTTTGTTTGGGCGTGCCACCTATGAAATGATGGCGGGTTTTTGGCCAACACCTGAGGCCGCAAAAGCTTTTCCTGAGGTGGCAGCGGGCATGAATAAAGCGGAAAAAATTGTTTTTTCACGCATGTTGAAAAATGTAGATTGGCAAAACTCCAGAATTGTAAACGACAACCTTCTGGTGGCAATACAAGTGCTAAAACAGCAAGAAAAGGATATGACCATTTTGGGTAGTGGTAGTATTGTTGCCCAACTTGCGGAAGCAGGCTTGATAGATACTTATCAGGTAATGATAGATCCGGTGGCCATTGGCAAGGGTACTCCATTGTTTCAAAATATGGCCTGCCACTTAGATCTAAAACTCACAGAAACCCGAACATTTAATAGTGGCGTTGTCTTGCTAAATTATGAGTCAACATGA
- a CDS encoding L,D-transpeptidase family protein: protein MIYKRSIIVVWLLFVSGVIQGYCQSLQLKLRELLYSTATLKEWRLADTALLQMFYNGQNEGLYWQRPAPAAAKTEIQQLIERSAEYGLIQADYHYDALTVQARQQQPKTAVDSIKADIVFSDAVLHFLSDLRYGHVPSVDYNGLKSIPDKQELIRLLQQLVDATNRNAFLDGLEPDTKQYRAMKNLLCYFMATISAQTFSEDSIVSKKVDVSNKPLLFKLFLLGALDTTQRVTNAELVAALKQVQRQMDLLPDGKLNSFTLKALNVSIKERAEALKTALNTLRWMHRFQNDSLAIVNIPSASLFVYGEKNLVYETRLVVGKKQTPTPTLTSYIQEVILYPYWTVPFSIATKELLPKIKQDRGFLVANNFQVLNSQGEVLDPGTIDWQRLSATNFPYTIRQSTGCDNSLGLIKFNFYNPFSVYLHDTPAKGLFALKKRYFSHGCMRVEDPVALAELLLHEEKATVKKLTAQCLKDQKPTTFKVKNPLPVAVLYNTAWYDTNGNVLFYDNVYGK from the coding sequence ATGATTTATAAAAGATCCATAATAGTTGTTTGGTTACTATTTGTTTCAGGTGTCATCCAAGGCTATTGCCAATCCCTACAACTGAAGCTGCGCGAGCTACTTTACAGCACTGCTACATTAAAAGAATGGCGCTTGGCCGATACAGCACTTCTTCAGATGTTCTATAATGGACAGAACGAAGGTTTATATTGGCAAAGGCCGGCGCCTGCCGCTGCAAAAACGGAAATACAGCAATTGATAGAAAGGAGCGCGGAATATGGGCTAATCCAAGCCGATTATCATTATGATGCACTGACTGTACAGGCCAGGCAGCAACAGCCAAAGACGGCCGTTGATTCCATAAAGGCAGATATTGTTTTTTCGGATGCGGTGTTGCATTTTTTGAGTGATCTACGTTATGGACACGTGCCTTCAGTTGATTATAATGGCCTGAAGTCCATACCTGATAAGCAAGAGCTGATACGGTTGTTGCAACAGTTGGTTGACGCCACAAATAGGAACGCTTTTTTAGATGGTCTAGAGCCCGATACCAAACAGTATAGGGCCATGAAAAATCTCCTTTGCTATTTCATGGCTACTATAAGTGCTCAAACTTTTAGTGAAGATTCCATTGTGTCAAAAAAAGTAGATGTATCAAATAAACCCTTGCTTTTTAAACTTTTTCTGCTAGGTGCATTAGATACAACCCAACGAGTGACCAATGCCGAATTAGTGGCGGCACTAAAACAGGTGCAGCGTCAAATGGACCTGCTGCCGGATGGGAAGCTGAATAGCTTTACCTTAAAAGCGCTGAATGTTTCTATTAAGGAAAGAGCAGAAGCTTTAAAGACAGCGCTGAATACTTTAAGATGGATGCACAGGTTTCAAAATGATTCACTAGCTATTGTTAATATCCCCAGCGCCAGTCTTTTTGTTTATGGAGAGAAAAACCTGGTCTATGAAACCCGTTTAGTAGTAGGCAAGAAGCAAACACCCACGCCAACTCTTACCAGTTATATTCAGGAGGTGATCTTGTATCCCTACTGGACCGTACCGTTTTCTATTGCCACTAAGGAGCTGTTGCCCAAGATTAAACAAGATAGGGGCTTTCTGGTTGCCAATAATTTTCAGGTGCTAAATAGTCAAGGGGAGGTGTTAGATCCTGGCACTATCGATTGGCAACGTTTGAGTGCTACAAACTTTCCCTATACCATTCGGCAATCCACGGGTTGTGACAACTCTTTAGGACTTATAAAGTTTAACTTCTACAACCCCTTTTCTGTCTATCTGCACGATACGCCAGCTAAAGGACTATTTGCACTGAAGAAGCGATATTTCAGTCATGGCTGTATGCGGGTAGAGGATCCGGTAGCACTGGCTGAGCTATTATTGCATGAAGAAAAAGCAACGGTAAAGAAGTTGACAGCCCAATGCCTAAAGGATCAGAAGCCTACAACCTTTAAAGTGAAAAACCCATTGCCGGTAGCGGTGTTGTATAATACGGCATGGTACGACACCAATGGAAACGTTTTATTCTATGATAATGTTTATGGGAAATAA
- a CDS encoding GNAT family N-acetyltransferase, protein MDEAVQLKLDDQGNGAFTISDGDKQLGEMVVRERDHLLTVYHTEVIAEAEGKGLAKKMLNAMVDYARSHQLQVLPLCPYVHAQFKRHPEEYADLWAGDE, encoded by the coding sequence ATGGACGAAGCTGTTCAACTTAAATTAGACGATCAGGGTAATGGTGCTTTCACTATTTCTGATGGCGACAAACAGTTAGGCGAAATGGTGGTTCGCGAAAGGGACCATCTACTAACGGTTTATCATACCGAAGTAATAGCAGAAGCGGAAGGCAAGGGCTTGGCCAAAAAAATGCTGAATGCCATGGTGGATTATGCCCGTAGCCACCAGTTACAGGTATTGCCACTCTGTCCTTATGTACATGCACAGTTTAAAAGACACCCAGAAGAGTATGCTGATCTCTGGGCAGGAGATGAGTGA
- a CDS encoding GerW family sporulation protein, whose translation MENENFIEKIAKGFSQNASVKYVYGDPIQTGNKTIIPVASIAYGFGGGFGQAPKGKKADNSSNIGTEPLSAGEGAGGGGGLRTTLKGIYEITPESTRFIPANNTKSLLTGIVIGFLLKAMFFSK comes from the coding sequence ATGGAAAACGAAAACTTCATAGAAAAAATAGCAAAGGGATTCTCTCAGAATGCTTCTGTAAAATATGTATATGGAGACCCCATTCAAACGGGTAATAAAACGATCATTCCAGTGGCTAGCATTGCCTATGGTTTTGGCGGTGGGTTTGGACAGGCGCCAAAAGGGAAAAAAGCAGATAACTCATCCAACATTGGCACTGAACCATTATCTGCAGGAGAAGGAGCTGGCGGTGGTGGTGGCTTGCGCACAACACTAAAAGGTATTTATGAAATAACACCCGAATCTACCCGCTTTATTCCTGCTAACAATACTAAATCACTTCTTACCGGCATTGTTATTGGCTTTTTGCTGAAAGCAATGTTTTTCTCTAAATAA
- a CDS encoding TonB-dependent receptor — protein sequence MKQLAILLLFSWLSTFVTAQVTTSSITGTAKSNTAQNLAGATVTAIHLPTGTRYTATTGSNGSFNLPNLLVGGPYELTVSYTGFAPFRQDSITLLLGQPYTIDAVLGVNVQALETVVVTGSRGRRVPDKTGTSTNISNRQLNTLPSINRTITDFTRLTPQAGANNSFGGRDPRYNNIQIDGANLNNNFGLSNDPLPGGGNPVSLDAIEEISVNISPFDVRQAGFTGAGINAVTRSGNNKFTGSVYGFYRNEDFSGTKVGKTTLPPAQKTSNGIYGFRLGGPILKNKLFFFVNAERETREFPGVLFRPTQSGLPPGGNVSATPIDSMRKLEDFLTSKYGYNPGANDNFPNFNQKNTKLLGRVDWNVTDKHRATVRYSDFKNTNDVLLNNTSIPGGGFGVLTRLGNNRFGNNSMGFENSNYGFEDKVQSGTFEINSRFSNLISNQFLATYTKIRDTRTFNGGVFPTIDILNLPPGDSINNQNYLHVGMDPFTYNNDVINNIWSLIDNFTRFAGKHTITAGVSYEHQKVGNMFMPGSNSYYIFRSLNDFITNQPPAYYAYTYSLIKGEPQVYSAELKIGQLGIYAQDEYILSNHVRLTYGLRVDRPLYDDQPIANPAVEALTFLDENGAPTHYTTGKWPESKWYWSPRIGARWDVKGDKSTIIRGGTGIFTGRIPFVWLTNIPTNSAMYQVTASVNSRSALVNFPFNPNPDAYNDVFPKTAGTTIVRNSNFVFANPDFKFPQVWRSNVAWEQGLGKGFNLTVEALYTKELNSVYMRNANLRPPDTVFTGPDARPRYTSNSRLNADIASAIVLENTSKGGTLNLTAQVTKAFTKGFYGSLGYNYTLSKNVTGNPGSQAISAWNTNPNKTTGNALELGYSEFATPHRIVGAFSYRKEYAKNFATTLTLFYEGSQTVYSYTYSADINGDQNGFDLIYIPRNQNEIIFTPTTIGGVAYTPQQQWDIYNQFIEQDPYLSKHRGEYAERNAARIPFYHRIDARLLQDFFIIKGGRRHTLQFSADVLNIPNLLNRDWGVQQTYVQRSILVPTSVVNGQPTFRLNSANNKPVTESFQDVVSTASTWGLQLGLRYSF from the coding sequence ATGAAGCAGTTGGCAATTTTACTCCTGTTCAGCTGGCTATCAACTTTTGTAACTGCCCAGGTTACTACCAGTAGTATTACCGGTACAGCAAAAAGTAATACTGCCCAAAACCTGGCAGGCGCTACGGTTACCGCTATTCACTTGCCAACCGGTACACGTTATACCGCAACCACAGGCAGTAATGGCAGTTTCAACTTACCCAACTTACTAGTAGGCGGCCCTTATGAATTAACCGTTAGCTATACCGGCTTTGCACCATTCCGACAAGACAGTATCACACTACTATTGGGACAGCCCTACACGATAGATGCTGTATTAGGAGTTAACGTACAGGCACTGGAAACAGTAGTTGTTACAGGTTCCCGTGGCCGTCGCGTTCCTGATAAAACAGGCACCAGCACCAATATATCGAATCGACAACTCAACACCCTACCTAGTATTAACCGTACCATAACCGATTTTACACGACTGACGCCACAAGCAGGAGCTAACAATAGCTTTGGCGGCAGGGACCCGCGTTACAACAATATTCAAATAGATGGAGCAAACCTGAATAACAATTTTGGGTTAAGCAACGACCCATTACCTGGTGGTGGCAACCCTGTTTCACTGGACGCCATCGAAGAGATAAGCGTCAATATTTCACCCTTTGATGTGCGGCAGGCAGGCTTTACCGGTGCGGGCATTAATGCCGTAACCCGCAGCGGTAACAATAAATTCACAGGGTCAGTATATGGCTTTTACAGAAATGAAGACTTCTCTGGTACCAAGGTAGGTAAGACCACTTTACCTCCTGCGCAGAAAACCTCCAATGGGATCTATGGATTTCGACTTGGGGGGCCTATTCTAAAGAACAAGCTTTTCTTTTTTGTAAATGCAGAACGTGAAACTCGTGAGTTCCCTGGTGTATTATTCCGCCCAACGCAGTCTGGCCTTCCTCCAGGAGGTAACGTTTCTGCAACCCCTATTGACTCTATGCGAAAGCTGGAAGACTTCCTAACCAGTAAATATGGATATAACCCCGGTGCTAACGACAACTTCCCCAACTTTAACCAGAAGAACACCAAGCTCCTGGGAAGAGTCGATTGGAACGTTACAGATAAGCATCGTGCAACAGTACGCTATAGTGATTTTAAAAACACTAACGACGTGCTTTTAAATAATACCAGCATTCCTGGCGGTGGCTTTGGTGTACTAACTCGTTTAGGGAATAATCGCTTTGGCAATAACAGTATGGGGTTCGAAAACTCAAACTATGGATTCGAAGACAAGGTACAATCAGGTACGTTTGAAATCAACAGTCGCTTTAGCAATCTTATATCCAACCAATTCCTGGCCACCTATACCAAGATCAGAGATACAAGAACGTTTAATGGAGGCGTGTTCCCCACTATTGATATTCTAAATCTCCCGCCAGGTGATTCTATCAACAACCAAAATTACCTGCATGTAGGTATGGATCCTTTTACCTACAATAATGATGTGATCAATAATATCTGGTCGCTGATTGACAACTTTACGCGCTTTGCAGGAAAGCATACTATTACAGCGGGAGTATCGTATGAACACCAGAAAGTGGGAAATATGTTCATGCCAGGCTCTAACAGCTATTATATATTCCGCTCACTAAATGATTTTATTACTAATCAGCCGCCAGCCTACTACGCGTATACCTATTCCTTAATAAAGGGCGAGCCACAGGTTTACTCTGCCGAATTAAAAATTGGCCAGCTAGGTATTTATGCACAGGATGAATACATTTTATCAAACCACGTGCGGTTAACTTATGGTCTACGTGTAGACCGCCCTCTATATGATGATCAGCCCATTGCTAACCCTGCGGTGGAAGCATTAACATTTCTGGATGAAAATGGAGCACCTACCCATTATACAACAGGAAAATGGCCGGAATCAAAATGGTACTGGTCGCCCCGTATTGGTGCCCGCTGGGATGTAAAAGGCGATAAGTCTACCATTATTCGTGGCGGCACAGGCATCTTTACTGGTAGAATACCTTTTGTATGGCTTACCAATATTCCTACAAACAGTGCCATGTACCAGGTAACCGCCTCAGTGAATTCCAGAAGTGCATTGGTTAATTTCCCATTCAACCCCAATCCGGATGCCTACAATGATGTTTTCCCTAAAACAGCAGGAACAACAATCGTCAGGAACTCCAACTTTGTCTTTGCTAACCCCGACTTTAAGTTTCCGCAAGTTTGGCGGTCGAATGTAGCATGGGAACAGGGCTTGGGTAAAGGTTTTAACCTGACAGTGGAAGCATTGTATACAAAAGAGTTGAATTCCGTGTATATGCGCAATGCTAATCTTCGTCCGCCCGATACAGTTTTTACTGGACCAGATGCAAGACCCCGCTATACTTCTAACTCAAGACTGAATGCTGACATTGCTTCAGCTATAGTATTGGAAAACACTAGTAAGGGAGGAACACTAAATCTTACAGCGCAAGTTACCAAAGCATTTACCAAAGGCTTTTATGGATCACTGGGTTACAATTACACACTATCAAAGAATGTAACAGGAAACCCGGGTTCACAAGCCATATCTGCCTGGAATACTAATCCAAACAAAACAACAGGTAATGCATTGGAACTAGGCTATTCTGAGTTTGCCACACCCCACCGGATAGTTGGTGCTTTCTCTTACCGTAAAGAATATGCGAAAAACTTTGCTACAACACTTACCCTGTTTTACGAAGGGTCACAAACAGTTTATAGCTATACCTATAGTGCCGATATCAATGGCGACCAGAATGGCTTTGACCTCATCTATATTCCTCGAAACCAAAATGAGATCATTTTCACCCCAACCACTATAGGCGGCGTGGCCTATACACCACAACAACAATGGGATATCTACAACCAATTTATTGAGCAAGACCCCTACCTGAGCAAACACAGGGGAGAGTATGCAGAAAGAAATGCTGCCCGCATACCTTTTTACCACCGTATAGATGCCCGCTTGTTGCAAGACTTTTTTATTATCAAAGGAGGTCGCCGACACACCCTTCAATTCAGTGCCGATGTTTTAAATATTCCCAACCTGCTCAATCGCGACTGGGGCGTACAACAAACCTATGTGCAACGCAGTATCCTGGTTCCCACAAGTGTAGTAAACGGACAACCCACTTTCCGACTCAATTCAGCTAACAACAAACCTGTAACGGAAAGCTTTCAAGATGTAGTATCTACAGCAAGTACATGGGGATTGCAGCTAGGCCTACGCTATTCGTTTTAA
- a CDS encoding nuclear transport factor 2 family protein: protein MQLFTLREQIVEVVNKLFVYTDAQEWEKLQQEVFTEQVLFDMSSMGGKEMVTTAANICQIWKEGFTGVDAVNHLAGNYLINIKDEIADVFAYATATHYKQAATQGKTREFVGTYNLHLTRHGDGWRIDQFKYNLKYATGNLDLI from the coding sequence ATGCAATTATTTACTCTCCGGGAACAAATAGTAGAAGTGGTCAATAAACTGTTTGTTTACACCGATGCTCAGGAATGGGAGAAGCTACAACAGGAAGTGTTTACGGAACAGGTGCTATTTGATATGTCTTCAATGGGTGGTAAAGAAATGGTTACCACTGCAGCCAACATCTGTCAGATTTGGAAAGAAGGTTTTACAGGCGTTGATGCAGTGAATCATTTGGCCGGCAATTACCTGATAAACATAAAGGATGAGATAGCAGATGTGTTTGCGTATGCCACTGCCACACACTACAAACAAGCCGCTACACAAGGTAAAACCCGCGAGTTTGTAGGCACTTATAATCTACATCTTACTCGGCACGGTGACGGTTGGCGCATTGATCAATTCAAGTATAATCTGAAATACGCAACTGGTAATCTTGATCTTATCTAA